In Streptomyces sp. SN-593, a single genomic region encodes these proteins:
- the typA gene encoding translational GTPase TypA, protein MSTRHDIRNVAIVAHVDHGKTTLVDAMLKQAGAFAAHQHLDDRMMDSNDLEREKGITILAKNTAVKYHPKDGGDPVTINIIDTPGHADFGGEVERGLSMVDAVVLLVDASEGPLPQTRFVLRKALSARLPVILCINKTDRPDSRIDEVVNETYDLFLDLDADEDQIEFPIVYACARDGIASLTKPENGTVPADSDNLEPFFSTILSTVPAPTYDEQAPLQAHVTNLDADNFLGRIALLRVEQGHLQKGQTVAWIKRDGTIANVRITELMMTEALTRKPAESAGPGDICAVAGIPDIMIGETLADPENPIALPLITVDEPAISMTIGTNTSPLVGKGGKGHKVTARLVKDRLERELVGNVSLRVLPTERPDAWEVQGRGELALAILVETMRREGFELTVGKPEVVTREINGKLHEPIERMTIDSPEEHLGAITQLMATRKGRMETMTNHGSGWIRMEWIVPSRGLIGFRTEFLTQTRGTGIAHSIFEGHEPWFGELRTRNNGSLVADRAGVVTPFAMTNLQERGVLFCEPTTEVYEGMIVGENSRSDDMDVNITKEKKLTNMRSSTADVTESIVPPRKLSLEQSLEFCRDDECIEVTPETVRIRKVVLDQKERGRAAARAKR, encoded by the coding sequence ATGTCCACGCGCCACGACATCCGTAACGTCGCCATCGTCGCCCACGTCGACCACGGGAAGACGACCCTGGTGGACGCCATGCTGAAGCAGGCCGGGGCGTTCGCCGCGCACCAGCATCTGGACGACCGGATGATGGACTCCAACGACCTGGAGCGCGAGAAGGGCATCACCATTCTCGCGAAGAACACCGCCGTCAAGTACCACCCGAAGGACGGCGGCGACCCGGTCACGATCAACATCATCGACACCCCCGGCCACGCCGACTTCGGCGGCGAGGTCGAGCGCGGCCTGTCCATGGTGGACGCGGTGGTGCTCCTGGTGGACGCCTCCGAGGGCCCGCTGCCGCAGACCCGCTTCGTGCTGCGCAAGGCGCTGTCCGCGCGGCTGCCGGTGATCCTGTGCATCAACAAGACCGACCGCCCGGACTCCCGCATCGACGAGGTCGTCAACGAGACGTACGACCTCTTCCTGGACCTGGACGCGGACGAGGACCAGATCGAGTTCCCGATCGTCTACGCCTGCGCGCGGGACGGCATCGCCTCGCTCACCAAGCCGGAGAACGGCACGGTGCCGGCCGACAGCGACAACCTGGAGCCGTTCTTCTCGACCATCCTGTCCACCGTCCCCGCGCCGACCTACGACGAGCAGGCGCCGCTCCAGGCCCACGTCACCAACCTCGACGCGGACAACTTCCTCGGCCGCATCGCGCTGCTGCGGGTCGAGCAGGGCCACCTGCAGAAGGGCCAGACGGTCGCCTGGATCAAGCGCGACGGCACCATCGCCAACGTCCGCATCACCGAGCTGATGATGACCGAGGCGCTGACCCGCAAGCCCGCCGAGTCCGCCGGGCCCGGCGACATCTGCGCGGTGGCGGGCATCCCCGACATCATGATCGGCGAGACGCTCGCCGACCCGGAGAACCCGATCGCGCTGCCGCTGATCACGGTGGACGAGCCGGCCATCTCGATGACGATCGGCACCAACACCTCGCCGCTGGTCGGCAAGGGCGGCAAGGGCCACAAGGTGACCGCGCGCCTGGTGAAGGACCGGCTGGAGCGCGAACTCGTCGGCAACGTGTCCCTGCGGGTGCTGCCGACCGAGCGTCCGGACGCCTGGGAGGTGCAGGGCCGCGGTGAGCTGGCGCTGGCGATCCTGGTGGAGACGATGCGCCGGGAGGGCTTCGAGCTGACCGTCGGCAAGCCCGAGGTGGTCACCCGGGAGATCAACGGCAAGCTGCACGAGCCGATCGAGCGGATGACCATCGACTCGCCGGAGGAGCATCTGGGCGCGATCACCCAGCTCATGGCGACCCGCAAGGGCCGGATGGAGACGATGACCAACCACGGCTCGGGCTGGATCCGGATGGAGTGGATCGTGCCGTCGCGCGGCCTGATCGGATTCCGGACGGAGTTCCTCACCCAGACCCGCGGCACCGGCATCGCGCACTCCATCTTCGAGGGCCACGAGCCGTGGTTCGGCGAGCTGCGCACCCGCAACAACGGCTCGCTGGTCGCGGACCGCGCCGGCGTCGTGACGCCGTTCGCGATGACCAACCTCCAGGAGCGCGGCGTGCTGTTCTGCGAGCCGACCACGGAGGTCTACGAGGGCATGATCGTGGGCGAGAACTCCCGCTCCGACGACATGGACGTGAACATCACCAAGGAGAAGAAGCTCACCAACATGCGGTCGTCCACCGCGGACGTGACCGAGTCGATCGTGCCGCCGCGGAAGCTGTCGCTGGAGCAGTCGCTGGAGTTCTGCCGCGACGACGAGTGCATCGAGGTCACCCCGGAGACCGTGCGCATCCGCAAGGTCGTCCTGGACCAGAAGGAGCGCGGCCGGGCGGCCGCCCGCGCCAAGCGGTAG
- a CDS encoding ABC transporter permease translates to MPEITDSPAVAGGGAVATAPQPPAGPGGERAKARSLWSDALQDLSRKPMFYVSGLLILFLVFVSIWPGAIAGGNPLSCDLAKSQMGATSGHPFGFDTQGCDVYTRTVYGARASVSVGIFSTVGVAVLGSLLGGLAGFFGGWWDAILSRISDVFFGIPILLGGVVFLSVVKGGTVTTVSVFIVLLGWPQIARIARGAVITAKQQDYVQAARALGASNTRMLLRHIAPNALAPIIVVATIALGTFISLEATLSFLGVGLKPPAVSWGIDISQASSEIRNAPHMLLWPAGALSITVLAFIMLGDAVRDALDPKLR, encoded by the coding sequence ATGCCTGAGATCACCGACAGCCCCGCGGTGGCCGGCGGCGGCGCCGTGGCCACCGCCCCGCAGCCGCCCGCCGGCCCGGGCGGGGAGCGCGCGAAGGCGCGCAGCCTGTGGTCCGACGCGTTGCAGGACCTCAGCCGCAAACCGATGTTCTACGTCTCCGGCCTGCTCATCCTCTTCCTGGTCTTCGTCTCGATCTGGCCGGGCGCCATCGCCGGGGGCAACCCGCTCTCCTGCGACCTGGCCAAGTCCCAGATGGGCGCGACCTCCGGGCACCCGTTCGGCTTCGACACCCAGGGCTGCGACGTGTACACCCGCACCGTGTACGGCGCCCGGGCGTCGGTGTCGGTCGGCATCTTCTCCACCGTCGGGGTGGCGGTGCTCGGCTCGCTGCTGGGGGGCCTGGCCGGCTTCTTCGGCGGCTGGTGGGACGCGATCCTCTCCCGGATCAGCGACGTGTTCTTCGGCATCCCGATCCTGCTGGGCGGCGTGGTGTTCCTGTCGGTGGTGAAGGGCGGCACCGTCACCACGGTGTCGGTCTTCATCGTGCTGCTGGGCTGGCCGCAGATCGCGCGCATCGCCCGCGGCGCGGTGATCACCGCCAAGCAGCAGGACTACGTGCAGGCCGCCCGCGCGCTCGGGGCGAGCAACACCCGGATGCTGCTGCGGCACATCGCGCCCAACGCGCTCGCGCCGATCATCGTGGTGGCCACCATCGCGCTGGGCACGTTCATCTCGCTGGAGGCGACGCTGTCCTTCCTCGGCGTGGGCCTGAAGCCGCCGGCCGTCTCCTGGGGCATCGACATCTCCCAGGCGTCCAGCGAGATCCGCAACGCGCCGCACATGCTGCTGTGGCCGGCGGGCGCGCTGAGCATCACGGTGCTGGCGTTCATCATGCTCGGCGACGCGGTCCGCGACGCCCTCGACCCCAAGCTGCGCTAG
- a CDS encoding fumarate reductase/succinate dehydrogenase flavoprotein subunit, protein MANVERHAYDVVVVGAGGAGLRAAIEARAQGLRTAVICKSLFGKAHTVMAEGGIAASMGNVNSGDNWQVHFRDTMRGGKFLNHWRMAELHAKEAPDRVWELETWGALFDRTADGRISQRNFGGHEYPRLAHVGDRTGLELIRTLQQKIVSLQQEDHAAGGSYESGLRVFQECTVTRVLKGPGGEVAGVFGYVRESGRLFVIDAPAVVLATGGIGKSFKVTSNSWEYTGDGHALALLAGAPLINMEFIQFHPTGMVWPPSVKGILVTESVRGDGGVLRNSEGERFMFGYVPDVFKEKYAQSEEEADGWYSDPDRHRRPPELLPRDEVARAINSEVKAGRGSPHGGVYLDVSSRLTPEEITRRLPSMHHQFKELADVDITAEPMEVGPTCHYMMGGVEVDPDTAAATGVPGLFAAGEVAGGMHGSNRLGGNSLSDLLVFGRRAGLHAARHAAALGEGRPVADDAQIDEAAAEALRPFGVAEALAEALAGAGAEPGGAGPGGGTGGGTDGGTGTGTGTGTGGTVENPYTLHQELQQVMNDLVGIIRRAPEMEQALQRLAALRERAGRAGVEGHRQFNPGWHLAIDLRNMLLVSECVARAALERTESRGGHTRDDHPGMDRAWRKVNLVCELSDGAGGAVALRRSPTTPIRPDLLALFERDELRKYLTDEELDA, encoded by the coding sequence ATGGCAAACGTGGAACGGCACGCGTACGACGTGGTCGTGGTCGGCGCGGGCGGCGCCGGGCTGCGCGCCGCGATCGAGGCCCGCGCGCAGGGGCTGCGCACCGCGGTGATCTGCAAGTCCCTGTTCGGCAAGGCGCACACGGTGATGGCCGAGGGCGGCATCGCGGCGAGCATGGGCAACGTCAACTCCGGCGACAACTGGCAGGTGCACTTCCGCGACACCATGCGCGGCGGGAAGTTCCTCAACCACTGGCGGATGGCCGAGCTGCACGCCAAGGAGGCGCCGGACCGGGTGTGGGAGCTGGAGACCTGGGGGGCGCTGTTCGACCGCACCGCGGACGGGCGGATATCCCAGCGCAACTTCGGCGGCCACGAGTACCCGCGGCTGGCGCACGTCGGCGACCGTACCGGCCTGGAGCTGATCCGCACCCTCCAGCAGAAGATCGTCTCGCTCCAGCAGGAGGACCACGCCGCCGGCGGCTCCTACGAGTCGGGGCTGAGGGTCTTCCAGGAGTGCACGGTCACCCGGGTGCTCAAGGGCCCCGGCGGCGAGGTCGCCGGGGTCTTCGGCTACGTCCGCGAGTCGGGGCGGCTGTTCGTGATCGACGCGCCCGCGGTGGTGCTGGCCACCGGCGGCATCGGCAAGTCGTTCAAGGTCACCTCCAACTCGTGGGAGTACACCGGCGACGGGCACGCGCTGGCGCTGCTGGCCGGGGCGCCGCTGATCAACATGGAGTTCATCCAGTTCCACCCGACCGGGATGGTCTGGCCGCCGTCGGTGAAGGGGATCCTCGTCACCGAGTCGGTGCGCGGCGACGGCGGGGTGCTGCGCAACAGCGAGGGCGAGCGGTTCATGTTCGGCTACGTGCCGGACGTCTTCAAGGAGAAGTACGCGCAGTCGGAGGAGGAGGCCGACGGCTGGTACTCCGACCCGGACCGGCACCGCAGGCCGCCGGAGCTGCTGCCGCGCGACGAGGTGGCCCGCGCGATCAACTCCGAGGTGAAGGCCGGCCGCGGCTCCCCGCACGGCGGGGTGTACCTGGACGTGTCGAGCCGGCTCACCCCGGAGGAGATCACCCGCCGGCTGCCGTCGATGCACCACCAGTTCAAGGAGCTGGCCGACGTCGACATCACCGCCGAGCCGATGGAGGTCGGGCCGACCTGCCACTACATGATGGGCGGGGTCGAGGTGGACCCGGACACCGCGGCGGCCACCGGGGTGCCGGGCCTGTTCGCGGCCGGCGAGGTGGCCGGCGGCATGCACGGCTCGAACCGGCTGGGCGGCAACTCGCTGTCGGACCTGCTGGTGTTCGGCCGCCGCGCCGGGCTGCACGCGGCACGCCACGCGGCCGCGCTGGGCGAGGGCCGCCCGGTCGCCGACGACGCGCAGATCGACGAGGCGGCGGCGGAGGCGCTGCGGCCGTTCGGCGTGGCGGAGGCCCTGGCGGAGGCCCTGGCGGGAGCGGGGGCGGAGCCGGGCGGCGCGGGCCCGGGCGGCGGCACCGGTGGCGGCACGGACGGCGGCACCGGCACGGGTACGGGCACGGGCACGGGCGGCACCGTCGAGAACCCCTACACCCTGCACCAGGAGCTCCAGCAGGTGATGAACGACCTGGTCGGGATCATCCGGCGGGCACCGGAGATGGAGCAGGCGCTCCAGCGGCTGGCGGCGCTGCGCGAGCGGGCCGGGCGCGCCGGGGTGGAGGGCCACCGGCAGTTCAACCCGGGCTGGCACCTGGCCATCGACCTGCGCAACATGCTGCTGGTCAGCGAGTGCGTGGCACGGGCGGCGCTGGAGCGCACCGAGAGCCGCGGCGGCCACACCCGCGACGACCACCCCGGCATGGACCGCGCCTGGCGCAAGGTCAACCTGGTGTGCGAGCTGTCGGACGGGGCCGGCGGCGCGGTGGCGCTGCGCCGCAGCCCGACCACCCCGATCCGGCCCGACCTGCTCGCCCTGTTCGAACGGGACGAGCTCCGGAAGTACCTGACGGACGAGGAGTTGGACGCGTGA
- a CDS encoding ABC transporter ATP-binding protein, protein MTVTDERPGAAAPASTTPLLDVRDLHVEFHTRDGVARAVNGVNYSVRAGETLAVLGESGSGKSVTAQTVMGILDMPPGRITHGEILFQGQDMLKMSAEQRRRIRGRKIAMIFQDALSSLNPVLSVGYQLGEMFRVHQGLSRRQARAKAVELMDRVRIPAAKDRVGDYPHQFSGGMRQRIMIAMALALEPDLIIADEPTTALDVTVQAQVMDLLAELQREYHMGLILITHDLGVVADVADKIAVMYAGRIVETSPVHDIYRSPAHPYTKGLLQSIPRLDRKGQELYAIKGLPPNLTRIPGGCAFHPRCPIARDVCRTEVPPLHTVGAERGSACHFWKETIGD, encoded by the coding sequence GTGACTGTCACCGACGAGAGGCCGGGCGCCGCGGCGCCCGCGTCCACCACCCCGCTGCTCGACGTGCGGGACCTGCACGTGGAGTTCCACACCCGCGACGGGGTCGCCCGCGCCGTCAACGGCGTGAACTACTCCGTCCGCGCCGGCGAGACGCTGGCGGTGCTCGGCGAGTCCGGCTCCGGCAAGTCCGTGACCGCGCAGACGGTGATGGGCATCCTCGACATGCCGCCCGGCCGGATCACGCACGGCGAGATCCTCTTCCAGGGCCAGGACATGCTGAAGATGTCCGCGGAGCAGCGGCGCCGCATCCGCGGCCGGAAGATCGCGATGATCTTCCAGGACGCGCTGTCCTCGCTGAACCCGGTGCTCAGCGTGGGCTACCAGCTCGGCGAGATGTTCCGGGTGCACCAGGGGCTGTCCCGCAGGCAGGCGCGCGCCAAGGCGGTCGAGCTGATGGACCGGGTGCGCATCCCGGCCGCGAAGGACCGGGTCGGCGACTACCCGCACCAGTTCTCCGGCGGCATGCGGCAGCGGATCATGATCGCGATGGCGCTGGCCCTGGAGCCGGACCTGATCATCGCGGACGAGCCGACGACGGCGCTGGACGTGACGGTGCAGGCGCAGGTGATGGACCTGCTGGCGGAGTTGCAGCGCGAGTACCACATGGGGCTGATCCTGATCACCCACGACCTGGGGGTGGTCGCGGACGTGGCCGACAAGATCGCGGTGATGTACGCGGGGCGGATCGTGGAGACCTCGCCCGTCCACGACATCTACCGGTCGCCGGCGCACCCGTACACCAAGGGCCTGCTCCAGTCGATCCCGCGGTTGGACCGCAAGGGGCAGGAGCTGTACGCGATCAAGGGCCTGCCGCCCAACCTGACCCGCATCCCCGGCGGTTGCGCGTTCCACCCGCGCTGCCCGATCGCGCGGGACGTGTGCCGGACCGAGGTTCCGCCGCTGCACACCGTCGGCGCCGAGCGGGGCAGCGCCTGCCACTTCTGGAAGGAGACGATCGGTGACTGA
- a CDS encoding ABC transporter family substrate-binding protein: protein MNHSAKPAAVPPAAPQRRRRAVSTTACVAMAVAVGATALTACSSSGTKAAGTAGTDVAAVSRAGVRDGGTLDWAVDAMPKTLNAYQSDADAGTTTVTGATLPAMFRLDAHGAPRLDTDYVTSAKVTAQDPRQVVTYDLNPKAKWSDGRAIGADDFAAQWKALGGKDSAFWSARNAGYDRISAIGRGAGAHQVKVTFATPYADWRSLFAPLYPKTVTGSADAFNDGVRTSLPVSAGPFTVRAEDADAGTVTLARSDRWWGARAKLDRIVLTTVARDKRPAQLSAGKLDVAEIDPGELSAAKRAKGVGVRTAPDAAYAQLALNGSSGPLADEKVRHAVARAIDRKKIAASVLEPLGLPAEPLGNHLVLPSQAGYADHSSALGSADVEQAAALLADAGWQRPAAGRTGDQAAGPEGPTRTTASGALTVVEPARAATKNGKGLTMRFVLPAGSPTLDRVGGQIARMLSQIGIRTEISKVADDSFFQDHVASGDFDLALYSWPGTAFPATDDTPIFAKPVPAPDGSLAVAENYTRVGTDQIDQLMARAGSELDAGQARSLTNQADERIWAAAASIPLYQRPEVVALRTNVANAGAFGFETPAYQNIGFRK, encoded by the coding sequence ATGAACCACAGCGCGAAACCGGCCGCCGTACCGCCGGCGGCCCCCCAGCGGCGCCGCCGCGCCGTGTCGACCACGGCATGCGTCGCCATGGCGGTGGCGGTCGGCGCCACCGCGCTGACCGCCTGCTCCTCGTCCGGCACCAAGGCCGCCGGCACCGCCGGCACCGACGTGGCCGCCGTCTCCCGCGCCGGGGTGCGCGACGGCGGCACCCTCGACTGGGCCGTCGACGCGATGCCGAAGACCCTCAACGCCTACCAGTCCGACGCGGACGCCGGCACCACCACCGTCACCGGCGCGACCCTGCCGGCGATGTTCCGGCTGGACGCCCACGGCGCCCCCCGGCTGGACACCGACTACGTCACCTCCGCGAAGGTCACCGCCCAGGACCCGCGCCAGGTCGTCACCTACGACCTCAACCCGAAGGCGAAGTGGAGCGACGGCCGGGCGATCGGCGCCGACGACTTCGCTGCGCAGTGGAAGGCGCTCGGCGGCAAGGACTCCGCCTTCTGGAGCGCCCGCAACGCCGGCTACGACCGGATCTCCGCGATCGGCCGCGGCGCCGGCGCGCACCAGGTCAAGGTCACCTTCGCCACCCCCTACGCCGACTGGCGCTCGCTGTTCGCGCCGCTGTACCCGAAGACGGTGACCGGCAGCGCGGACGCGTTCAACGACGGGGTGCGCACTTCGCTGCCGGTGTCCGCGGGACCGTTCACGGTCCGGGCGGAGGACGCCGACGCCGGCACCGTCACCCTCGCGCGCAGCGACCGGTGGTGGGGCGCCCGGGCCAAGCTCGACCGGATCGTGCTGACCACGGTGGCGCGCGACAAGCGCCCGGCGCAGTTGTCGGCCGGCAAGCTCGACGTCGCCGAGATCGATCCGGGCGAGCTGTCCGCGGCCAAGCGCGCCAAGGGCGTCGGGGTGCGCACCGCGCCGGACGCCGCGTACGCGCAGCTCGCGCTGAACGGCAGTTCCGGCCCGCTCGCCGACGAGAAGGTGCGGCACGCGGTGGCCCGCGCGATCGACCGGAAGAAGATCGCCGCGAGCGTGCTCGAACCGCTCGGCCTGCCCGCCGAGCCGCTCGGCAACCACCTGGTGCTGCCCTCGCAGGCCGGGTACGCCGACCACAGCTCCGCGCTGGGCAGCGCCGACGTCGAGCAGGCCGCGGCGCTGCTCGCCGACGCCGGCTGGCAGCGGCCGGCCGCCGGCAGGACCGGCGACCAGGCCGCCGGGCCCGAGGGGCCGACCCGTACCACCGCGTCCGGGGCGCTGACCGTGGTGGAGCCGGCCCGGGCGGCGACGAAGAACGGCAAGGGCCTGACCATGCGGTTCGTGCTGCCGGCCGGCTCGCCCACGCTCGACCGGGTCGGCGGGCAGATCGCGAGGATGCTCTCGCAGATCGGCATCCGCACGGAGATCAGCAAGGTCGCCGACGACAGCTTCTTCCAGGACCACGTCGCGTCCGGCGACTTCGACCTGGCGCTGTACTCCTGGCCCGGCACCGCCTTCCCGGCCACCGACGACACACCGATCTTCGCCAAGCCGGTGCCCGCGCCGGACGGGTCACTCGCCGTCGCGGAGAACTACACGCGGGTCGGCACCGACCAGATCGACCAGCTCATGGCGCGGGCCGGCAGCGAGCTGGACGCCGGGCAGGCGCGCAGCCTCACCAACCAGGCCGACGAGCGGATCTGGGCGGCCGCGGCGTCGATCCCGCTCTACCAGCGGCCCGAGGTCGTCGCGCTGCGGACGAACGTGGCGAACGCGGGGGCCTTCGGGTTCGAGACGCCGGCCTACCAGAACATCGGGTTCCGCAAGTAG
- a CDS encoding ABC transporter permease, protein MGRYVIRRLLQMVPVFIGTTFLIFVMVYALGDPVAAMFGDKAPDPATAAQIRHAMYLDHPLPAQYVHYMKQIFTGDFGTSASGQPVTELMGTAFPVTIRLTLVAFVIEAVAGVGLGLVAGLRRGRLADSGVLAFTLIVVAVPTFVTGYLLQYFFGVKWHIADPAVAEGAPIGDLIMPGLVLAGVSLAYVARLTRTSVAENSRADYLRTAVAKGLPRRRVVTVHLLRNSLIPVVTFLGTDVGALMGGAVVTERIFNIHGVGYQLYQGILRQNPPTVVGFVTILVIIFLAANLLVDLLYAVLDPRIRYA, encoded by the coding sequence ATGGGGCGCTACGTCATCAGGCGACTGCTCCAGATGGTGCCGGTCTTCATCGGCACGACGTTTCTGATCTTCGTCATGGTCTACGCCCTCGGCGACCCCGTGGCGGCCATGTTCGGCGACAAGGCGCCGGACCCGGCGACCGCGGCGCAGATCAGGCACGCGATGTACCTGGACCACCCGTTGCCGGCCCAGTACGTCCACTACATGAAGCAGATCTTCACCGGTGACTTCGGCACCTCGGCCAGCGGCCAGCCGGTCACCGAGCTGATGGGCACCGCCTTCCCGGTCACCATCCGGCTGACCCTGGTCGCCTTCGTGATCGAGGCGGTGGCCGGCGTCGGCCTCGGCCTGGTCGCGGGTCTGCGCCGCGGCCGGCTCGCCGACTCCGGCGTGCTCGCGTTCACCCTGATCGTGGTCGCCGTGCCCACCTTCGTGACCGGCTACCTGCTCCAGTACTTCTTCGGCGTCAAGTGGCACATCGCCGACCCCGCGGTCGCCGAGGGCGCCCCGATCGGCGACCTGATCATGCCGGGCCTGGTGCTGGCCGGCGTCTCGCTGGCGTACGTGGCCCGGCTGACCCGCACCTCGGTCGCGGAGAACTCCCGCGCCGACTACCTGCGCACGGCCGTCGCCAAGGGCCTGCCCAGGCGCCGGGTGGTCACCGTGCACCTGCTGCGCAACTCGCTGATACCCGTGGTGACCTTCCTCGGCACCGACGTGGGCGCCCTGATGGGCGGCGCGGTCGTCACCGAGCGGATCTTCAACATCCACGGCGTCGGCTACCAGCTCTACCAGGGCATCCTGCGGCAGAACCCGCCGACGGTGGTCGGCTTCGTCACCATCCTGGTGATCATCTTCCTCGCCGCCAACCTGCTCGTCGACCTGCTCTACGCGGTCCTGGACCCGAGGATTCGGTATGCCTGA
- a CDS encoding peptide ABC transporter substrate-binding protein, which yields MRGARSAKWVVGAAVVALAATACGSGSTDKAGGSDDGIVRAWWGDPQNPLEPANTNEVQGGKVLDMIFMDLKEYDPKTGKANLEAAQSIDTTDQQNFTVKLKPGLKFSDGTPVTAKSFVDAWNYGALLTNKQLNAYFFEDIEGYDKVHPDSGAPTAKTMSGLKVVDSTTFTVKLTQKFSTWPDRLGYKAFAPLPTSFFTDHSGYLDKPVGDGPYKIVSYAKGSSMKLVPNPYYTGPSKPKNKGVLLKVYTDSNTAYADLQAGNLDVLDDIPAEQLTHAKSDLDGRYLNQPAGIVQTVSFPLNQKAWNAPGMDKVRLGLSMAIDRKTITEKIFQGTRTPAGDLTSPVLGAAGGYSATIAGDAVTYDPAKARELIKAGGGIPGGHMTIGYNADSGSHKQWVDAVCNSINNVLGDNKACVGAPTGTFADFRNQITKGEMTNPFRSGWQMDYPLIDDFLTPLYATGGSSNDSHYSNPRFDALIKQANAEPDTAKATRLYQQAEKLLFTDMPVIPLWYQNGEAGWSSRVSNVTENAFSYPVYTDITVNS from the coding sequence ATGCGCGGTGCCAGGAGCGCCAAGTGGGTCGTGGGAGCGGCGGTGGTCGCGCTGGCCGCGACCGCATGCGGTTCCGGCAGCACGGACAAGGCCGGCGGTTCCGACGACGGGATCGTCAGGGCCTGGTGGGGCGACCCGCAGAACCCGCTCGAGCCCGCGAACACCAACGAGGTGCAGGGCGGCAAGGTCCTGGACATGATCTTCATGGACCTCAAGGAGTACGACCCGAAGACGGGCAAGGCCAACCTCGAGGCGGCCCAGTCGATCGACACGACCGACCAGCAGAACTTCACCGTCAAGCTCAAGCCGGGCCTGAAGTTCTCCGACGGCACCCCGGTCACCGCCAAGTCCTTCGTGGACGCGTGGAACTACGGCGCGCTGCTCACCAACAAGCAGCTCAACGCGTACTTCTTCGAGGACATCGAGGGCTACGACAAGGTGCACCCGGACAGCGGCGCGCCGACGGCGAAGACCATGTCCGGCCTGAAGGTCGTCGACAGCACCACCTTCACCGTCAAGCTCACCCAGAAGTTCTCCACCTGGCCGGACCGGCTCGGCTACAAGGCGTTCGCGCCGCTGCCGACGTCCTTCTTCACCGACCACTCCGGCTACCTGGACAAGCCGGTCGGCGACGGCCCGTACAAGATCGTGTCGTACGCGAAGGGCTCCAGCATGAAGCTGGTGCCGAACCCGTACTACACCGGGCCGAGCAAGCCGAAGAACAAGGGCGTGCTGCTCAAGGTCTACACCGACTCCAACACCGCCTACGCCGACCTCCAGGCCGGCAACCTGGACGTGCTGGACGACATCCCGGCCGAGCAGCTCACGCACGCCAAGTCCGACCTGGACGGCCGCTACCTCAACCAGCCGGCCGGCATCGTGCAGACCGTGTCGTTCCCGCTGAACCAGAAGGCGTGGAACGCGCCCGGCATGGACAAGGTACGGCTCGGCCTGTCGATGGCGATCGACCGCAAGACCATCACCGAGAAGATCTTCCAGGGCACCCGCACCCCGGCCGGCGACCTCACCTCGCCCGTGCTGGGCGCGGCCGGCGGCTACAGCGCGACCATCGCGGGCGACGCGGTGACGTACGACCCGGCCAAGGCCCGCGAGCTGATCAAGGCGGGCGGCGGCATCCCCGGCGGCCACATGACGATCGGCTACAACGCCGACTCCGGCTCGCACAAGCAGTGGGTGGACGCGGTCTGCAACAGCATCAACAACGTCCTGGGCGACAACAAGGCCTGCGTCGGCGCCCCCACCGGCACCTTCGCCGACTTCCGGAACCAGATCACCAAGGGGGAGATGACCAACCCCTTCCGGTCCGGCTGGCAGATGGACTACCCGCTGATCGACGACTTCCTGACGCCGCTGTACGCGACCGGCGGCAGCTCGAACGACTCGCACTACAGCAACCCGCGGTTCGACGCGCTGATCAAGCAGGCCAACGCCGAGCCGGACACCGCCAAGGCGACGCGGCTCTACCAGCAGGCCGAGAAGCTGCTGTTCACGGACATGCCGGTGATCCCGCTCTGGTACCAGAACGGCGAGGCGGGCTGGTCCTCCCGCGTCTCGAACGTGACCGAGAACGCGTTCAGCTACCCCGTCTACACGGACATCACGGTCAACAGCTGA